The following nucleotide sequence is from Pseudomonas sp. RC10.
ACTTCCTTGGGATCGGTCTTCAAGGCTTCATCCGCCAACCCCTGAATCTGCGGGGTCCAGGCTTTGTTGCCGGCGAAATACAACGCCTGTGCCCACTGCCCCAGCAATTCCGGCTGACGCCCCGCCAACGCCACGGCGCGCTCGAACATGTTCGCCGCATCGGCGGGCCGGTCCTGGGACATGTAGGTGCGGGCGAGGAAGTACAGGCTTTCTGCCGAGTCGGGCTGAGCCTTCACTGCACGCTCCAGCCGGTCGGTCATCTGCGCCAGCGAGGTCGGCGGTTGGGCGAATTCGCGGGTCAGTTCGACCTTGTCGCTGGCGCCGAAGTGCAGATAGAGCCCCAGCGCCAACAACGGCACCAGCACCGCCGCGAGCAAGGGCAGCGGCGTACCTAAGCGCGAAACACGCTCCGCAGAGGCGCCTTCAGTGTCGGCCAGCAACTCGCGCGCCGCCTCGGCACGGCCAGTGTCCATTTGCGCGGCGGACAACACGCCCTCGGCTTGTTGCGCGTGCAGTTCAGCCACGCGTTCCTGATACAGCGCGACGTTGAGGGCGGTGCGGTCTTCTTCCCGCTGTGCGCGACGGCCGCGCAGCAACGGGATCAACAGGAAACCCAAGGCCACCAGCAACAGCAGGCCAGCGGCGAGCCAGAAATCGATCATTCGTGGTTTTTATCCAGCAGGTGGGCGAGGCGCTGACGCTCCTCGTCGGAAAACACGTCGGCGTCTTCGGCACGCTGGCCGCGACGACGCACAACGATCACGCCAATCAGCACCGCACCGCCCAGCAGCAGACCGGCAGGACCAAACCAGAGCAGCCAGGTGTGGGCGTTGAGTTCGGGCTTGTAACGCACGAATTCGCCGTAGCGATCGACCATGAAATCAATGATCTGTTGATTGCTCTGGCCTTCGCCGAGCATGCGGTAAATCTCTTTGCGCAAGTCGGCGGCGATGGGCGCGTTGGAGTCGGCGATGTCCTGGTTCTGGCATTTCGGGCACCGCAACTCGCGGGTCAGCTCGGTGTAACGGGCCCGCTCGGCGTCGTCCTTGAAGGTGTAAGCGTCGATGGCGGCGTGGGCGGTGCCCGCAAAACCCAGTGCCAACATCGCAGCGGCGAGCAGCCGTCGCCCCCTGGCACTGCATGGCCGATCACAGTTCAAACCTGTGGGAGCGAATTTATTCGCGAGGCGGCCGTACATCCGACCGAGAGGTGTTGCCCGAACCACCGATTCGCGAATGAATTCGCTCCCACAGAAGAGTCCTCGGCAAGCCTGGGCCATCGCGGAGTGCCCACAGGTCGAGAGGCGGTGGAGAAAGCTCATTGTTTACCCTCATCCACCAGCCCCTGATACAGCCCGGCCAGTTTCTCGCGCCAGACGGTCTCGTCGATCACGCCGACGTGCTTGTAGCGAATGATGCCCTTGCGGTCGATCAGGAAGGTTTCCGGCGCGCCGTAGACGCCCAGGTTCAGCCCCAGACTGCCCGCCTCGTCATTGATGTTCAGCTGGTACGGGTCGTGAAACTCGCTGAGCCATTTCAAGGCATCGGCGTTGACGTCCTTGTAGTTGACGCCGTAAATCACCACGCCCTGCTGCGCCAGTTTGGTCAGAACCGGGTGTTCGACCCGGCAGGCGATGCACCAGGTGCCCCAGACGTTGACCAGCGCCGGTTTGCCCAAGAGGTTGGCGCGGGTCAGCGGTTTGCCGTCCTGCACGGCGGGCAACGCGAATTCCGGGAACGGTTTATCGATCAACGCGGACGGCAGCTCGGACGGGTCCAGGTACAGCCCGCGATACAGAACCACCGCCATGCCGAGAAACAGCACCAGCGGAATCAACAACACCCAACGCTTCATACCGCAGCTCCCGACAGACCCAACGCGTCCCGCACTTTCGCCCGGACCTTGACCCGATAACGCTTGTCCAGCGCCGCCAGCAAACCGCCCAGTGCGGTGATCAGCCCACCGAACCAGATCCAGCGCACGAAAGGTTTGACGTGCACCCGCACGGCCCACGCACCGTTGTCCAGCGGCTCACCCAGCGCCACGTACAGGTCGCGGCTGAAACCGCCGTCGATACCAGCCTCAGTCATCATCGAACGTTGCACGGTGTACAGGCGTTTTTCCGGGTACAACGCGGTGACTTCCTTGCCGTCTTGCAGCACTCGAATCGTGCCTTCGTCCGAGGTGAAGTTCGGGCCTTGAACGTGTCTGGCGCCTTCGAAGATAAAGGTGTAGCCGCCCAGCTCGACCGAATCGCCGGGGGCCATGCGCAGGTCCCGCTCGGCGCTGTTCTGGCTGGACAGCACCACGCCCAGCGCCACCACGGCGATGCCGATATGCGCGAGTTGCATGCCCCAATAACTTCGGGTCAGCGAGCCAGCACCCTTGATCAGGCCTTTGTGGCGAGTCTTGTCGAGCAGGTCGCGCACGCCTGCCAGCAGTACCCACGCGGCCAGCATTACAGTGGCGAGCACCGCCCAGTGGAAATCGGCCATCGCGAAACCGGCGATGACCGCCAGCACTGCACTGCCCACCAACACCGGTGCCAGCATGCTCATCAGCCATTTCACCGGGGTGTCTTTCCAGCGCACCAGCACGCCCACGGCCATGACCACCATCAACAACCCCATCAACGGCACGAACAGCGCATTGAAGTACGGCGGGCCGACTGACATTTTCGCCCCGCTCATGGCGTCAAGCACCAGCGGGTACAGCGTGCCGAGCAGAATCATCGACGCGGCCACCACCAGCACCAGGTTGTTACCCAGCAGCAGGGTTTCCCGCGACCACAGGCCAAAGCCGACGTGGCTTTTCACCACCGGCGCGCGGATCGCGAACAGGGTCAGCGAACCGCCCACCACCAGCAGCAGGAAGATCAGAATGAACACGCCACGGGCCGGGTCGGACGCAAACGCGTGAACCGAAGTCAGCACACCGGAGCGCACGAGGAAGGTGCCCAGCAGGCTCAGGGAGAACGCGGCGATGGCCAGCAACACGGTCCAGCTTTTGAACACGCCGCGCTTTTCAGTGACCGCCAGCGAGTGAATCAGCGCAGTGCCCACCAGCCACGGCATGAACGAGGCGTTTTCCACCGGGTCCCAGAACCACCAGCCGCCCCAGCCCAACTCGTAGTAGGCCCACCAGGAGCCGAGGGTGATGCCGATGCCGAGGAAGGCCCAGGCGACGATGGTCCACGGGCGCGACCAGCGTGCCCAGGCCGCGTCGAGACGACCGCCGAGCAACGCGGCGATGGCGAAGGCGAAGGCCACCGAGAACCCGACGTAGCCCATGTATAGCATCGGCGGGTGAATGATCAGGCCGGGGTCTTGCAGCAGCGGGTTGAGGTCGCGACCGTCCTGGGGAATCTGCGGCAGGATGCGGCTGAACGGGTTGGAGGTGAGGATCAGAAACAGCAAAAAGCCGATGCTGATCATGCCCATCACCGCCAGTACCCGCGCCAGCATCACCTGCGGCAACTGCCGGGAAAACACCGACACCGCAAAGGTCCAGCCCCCGAGAATCAAGGCCCACAGCAGCAACGAGCCTTCGTGGGCGCCCCACACCGCGCTGAATTTGTAGTACCACGGCAAGGCGCTGTTGGAGTTTTCGGCGACGTAGCCCACCGAAAAATCGTCGACCATGAACGAATAGCTCAGGCAACCGAAAGCGAACAACAGAAACGCAAATTGCCCCCACGCCGCCGGTTGCGCCAGGCCCATCCACACGCGGTCGCCCCGCCAAGCGCCGAACAGCGGCACGATGGCCTGCACGACGGCGAAGCACAGGGCCAGGATCATGGCCAGATGGCCGAGTTCGGGAATCATGGTTTACCCCTGTTTGGCGGGTGTGTAGGACGCGCCCGCCGGTGCGTTCGGTGCAGATTGACCGCTGTCTTTCAACGCCTTGGTGACTTCCGGCGGCATGTATTTCTCGTCGTGTTTGGCCAGCACTTCATCGGCCACCACCACACCGTCGGCATTCAGTTTGCCCAGCGCGACGATGCCCTGCCCTTCGCGGAACAGGTCCGGAAGAATGCCACGGTAGGTAATGGTCACCGACTTGTTGAAATCGGTGACCACAAAGGTCACGTCCAGCGAATCGGCGGAACGTTGCAACGACCCTTTCTCCACCATGCCGCCTGCGCGAATGCGCGTGCCGTGAGGCGCCTCGCCACTGGCGATCTGGGTCGGGGTGTAGAACAGGTTGATGTTCTCTTGCAGGGCGCTGAGCGCCAGGCTAACCGCGATGCCAACCCCAGCGAGAATCGCCACGATGATCAACAGTCGCTTTTTTCGCAGCGGATTCACGTGTTGCTCTCCCGGCGTAAACGGCGCGCCTCTTGTTGCAGGTAACGCCGACGCGCCAACAGCGGTGACGCGACGTTGATCGCCAACACGGCCAGACAAATGCCATAGGCGGTCCAGACATACAGACCGTGTGTGCCCATGGCCAGAAAATCGCTGAAGGAATCGAAGCTCATTGACCGCCCCCCTTGCGCAGATTCTGGCCGAGGGCTTTCACCACTTCTTCCTTCACCCATGCGGCACGGGACTCACGCTTGAGCACCTCCAGACGCATGCGCACCAGCAACACGGCGCCGAAGAAGCAATAGAAACCCAGCGCGGTGAACAGCAGCGGCAGCCACATCTCGGCGGGCATCGCCGGTTTTTCGGTGAGACTGAAGGTCGCGCCCTGGTGCAGCGTGCTCCACCACTCCACCGAATATTTGATGATCGGGATGTTCACCACGCCGACGATGGCCAGCACCGCGCAGGCCTTCGCCGCGCTTTCGCGGTTGGTGATGGCGTTGCCCAGCGCGATCAGGCCGAAATACAGGAACAGCAGGATCAGCATCGAGGTCAGCCGCGCATCCCAGACCCACCACGCGCCCCAGGTCGGCTTGCCCCAGATGGCCCCGGTCAACAGCGCCACGGCGGTCATCCAGGCGCCAATGGGCGCGGCGCATTGCAGCGCGACGTCGGCCATTTTCATCTTCCACACCAGCCCCACCACGCCGCAGACCGCCAACATCACGTAGCAGGACTGCGCCAGCATCGCCGACGGCACATGGATATAGAGAATGCGGAAGCTGTTGCCCTGCTGATAGTCGGGCGGCGCGAAGGCCAGGCCCCAGACCACGCCAATGCCGATCAGCAACGCGGCGGCGATGCTCAGCCACGGCAGCAGACGGCCGCTGATGCCATAGAACCACTTCGGCGAACCGAGCTTGTGGAACCACGCCCAACTGATGCCGCTTTTAGCCTTGGCGCTTGTGTTCATCACGCTGCCTTTTCATCACGCTGCTTCTCATCAAAATGCGTTTCATCACGGTGGCTTGCCTGTTCAGGCGCTCCTTTTAACTGAAGCGTCCTGCCTCGGATATTAACTATTTCAAGTGCGGGCGACTAAAAAGCTGTCCGGTCGATCAGGTTCTGATTATTCGCCAACACTGATTTTCAAGCCAGCGGCAATTGCAAAAGGTGTCAGGGTTATCGCGAGCGCCGTCAGGCTGCCAAGCCAAAGCAGATAGCCGGTCGCAGCCATGCCCTGAAGTGCTGCCTGCAAGGCGCCGCTGCCCAGAATCAGCACCGGGATGTACAGCGGCAGGATCAGCAGCGCCAGCAGCAGGCCGCCGCGTTTGAGACCGACGGTCAGTGCCGCACCCACCGCACCCAGCAGGCTCAGCACCGGCGTGCCCAGTAACAATGACAATAGCAACACCGGCAGGCACTCACCCGGCAGGCCGAGCATCAACGCCAGCACTGGGGCCAGTAACACGAGTGCCAGCCCGGAAAACGCCCAGTGTGCCATCACCTTTGCCAACACCAGAAGCGGCAAAGGGTGCGGCGAAAGGACCCACTGCTCAAGCGAGCCGTCCTCGAAATCGCTGCGGAACAGCCCGTCCAGCGACAGCAGCACCGAGAGCAGCGCCGCGACCCAGACCAAGCCAGGGGAAATCGTCCTCAAGAGCTGCGATTCCGGCCCCACCGCCAGCGGGAATAGCGCAATGACAATGGCGAAAAACACCAGCGGGTTGAGCAGTTCGGCGGGACGGCGAAACAACAGGCGGGCTTCGCGGGCGATCAGCAGGGTGAACACGTGGCTCATGGCGCCCACTCTCCCAGATTCAGGTCGCGATAACCGGTCGGCGTGTGGTTCAAGGTGTGGTGGGTGGTCAGCACCACGACGCCGCCCTGTTCACAATGATCAGCGAGATGGGCCTCCAGTTGCGCCACGCCCTGCTTATCCAGCGCGGTGAAAGGCTCGTCGAGCATCCACAGGCCAGGGCCTGGCAGGTACAAACGGGCCAGTGCCACCCGGCGCTTTTGTCCGGCAGACAGCGTGTGGCACGGCACATCTTCGAAACCCCGCAGTCCAACCGCTTCAAGGGCGTGCCAAAGGGCGTCGGTGTCGGCGCTCTGATGCAGGGCGCACAGCCAGGCGAGGTTTTCAACGGGAGTCAGCAGATCCTTGATGCCCGCAGCGTGACCGATCCACAACAGGTGCTGCGCGAGTTCGTGGCGTTGCCGGGCGAAGGGTTGACCGCCGAGCAACACCTCGCCTGCCGTGGGCTGCATGAGGCCGCTGAGCAGGCGCAACAGGCTGGTCTTGCCGCTGCCGTTGGGGCCGCTGATCTGCACCATGTCGCCCGCCGTCAGCCGCAGGTCGAAATGCTCGAACAGCAGCCGCCAATCGCGCTCGCAGGCCAGGGCCACGGCTTCAAGAACAGGGATCGACATGAGGTCCTTCTTTTCGGATGACAGGGGCGCGCGGCGGTTCAAGTCGGGGTCGGCGCGGCCGTTATACTGGTGGCAGCCTGACGGGCCACCGAAGACATCGGGGCAGGATTATGCCAGTTCATGCGCACATTTACCGAGTTGGAATTCAATGACAGGCGATATACCCAATCTATCCCCCGTCGCCGCCGCGACCGCTCTACTGCGCGCTGGCGTGCCACCGGGCGAAGTGCTCAAGCTCATGGAGCCGCGAGAAGGCCTGCTCAATTCCGGTCAGGTGGCCAATGCCGAGGTGGTCAGCCTCAAACAGCTGGGCCAGGATTTCCAGTTGCTGCTCAAACTGACCATGGACAACGGCCGCCAGACCACCCTCCCCGTCAGCAGCAGCCTGCCACTGACGCCGGGCACCACCGTGAACGTCGCGCAAGGCTCGGCGGACACGCTGACCATCAGCGTGCAAGACCTGCAGAAAGCCATCACCAACAGCCTGACCAGCCTCGACACGCGCCAACTGCCCCCCGGCACCCTGCTACAAGGCAAGGTACTGACCACGCAGGTGATGGCCGATAACGTGGCGCAACTGACGGGGCAGTCCACGGGCAGCGCGGCGACCCAACCCGCCACGTACCGCTCCATCGTGATGCTGCTCAACACCGCACTGGCGGGCAGCAGCCTGACCCTCGACAGCCCGCAACCCTTGCGTGTGGGCAGCCTGCTCAGCGCTCAGGTGCAAAACAGTCAGGCGCTGAATTTCATCGCCATGCCCAACCGGCTCGACGAACTGGCGCTGGCACAGCAACTGTCGACCCAACAAAGCCGTCAAGGCTCGCTGCAAAGCCTGCTCACCGCGTTGCAGAATCTGCCGCCCCCGACGTCAGACGCCAGCACGGCCGACGACCTGTCGCCACAGCTACGCGCCAGCATCAGTCAGTTGCTCGACGATCTGCCCGACCTGCCGCAGATGACCACCGCCAAAGGGGTCGCTCAGGCGCTGAGCGCCAGCGGGCTGTTCATGGAATCGCGCTTGCTGGCCGGGCAGGACCCGACGCTGGTCCCGGACATGAAGGCCAACCTGCTGAGGGTCATCGCGCAAATCCTGCCGGGGCTGCCGGGCAATGTCAGCTACAACGACGCAGCCGCCGCCAACACCCTCGCCCGCCTCATGCCCAACGTGATCCGCAATGCCTTGGGTACGCTGGGGCTGGTCGCTGCGCCGAAGGTGCCGACCAACTTCCCATTACCGTCGCGCACGTTGGCCAACGCGGAGAACAACGACGACCTGGAAACCCTGCTCAAGCTCGCTGCCGGTGCGATCTCCCGCCTGCAAAGCCATCAACTGGGCGGCCTCGAACAGACACGGATGAACGCCGACGGCACGCAAGTGACCACCTGGCAGCTGGAAATCCCCATGCGCAACGCCCACGACATCGTGCCGTTGCAGGTCAAGGTTCAACGTGAGGACACGCCTGATCGGGAGGATACTCCCGAGACCGCCACGCAAGAGGTCAAGGCCAAAGAGAAACTGTGGCGGGTGGACCTGGCCTTCGATCTGGAACCGCTCGGGCCATTGCAGGTTCAGGCGCAACTGGTCGCGGGCAGCCTGTCCAGCCAGATGTGGGCCGAGCGCGAAGGCGCGGCGGAACTGATCTCCGGCGAACTCGACAGCCTGCGCGCAAGGCTAGTGGCCTGTGGCCTGAACGTGAAAGAACTGGCGTGCAACCGGGGCGTTCCCGCCCAAGGCAGCCGTACCGTGCTCGAACAACGCTGGATCGACGAGAACGCCTGATGACCACGCCCGACCAAGCCCCCCGTCAGGCCATCGCCCTGAGCTACGACGGCCACCAGGCCCCGACCCTCACCGCCAAAGGCGACGACGCCCTCGCCGAAGCCATCCTCGCCATCGCCCGGGAATACAAAGTCCCGATCTACGAAAACGCCGAACTGGTGAAAATGCTCGCCCGAATGGAACTGGGCGACAGCATTCCTCAGGAGCTTTACCTGACGATTGCCGAAATCATCGCGTTTGCCTGGCGGCTGAAAGGGAAATTTCCCGACGGGTTCGATCCCGATCCGCAGCCGGTGGAGCGGGATATTACGCCGCGTTGATCGAGGCTGTGTGTACGCCCGGGATCTACTGTAGGAGCGAATTTATTCGCGAAAAACGGAACTGGCGATGGTGATGTGTTGGCTGTACCGGCCTCTCGCGAATGAATTCGCTCCTACAGGGGGATTGAGGCATGACAAGGAGTGTGTGCACGCCCGGGATCTACTGTAGGAGCGAATTTATTCGCGAAAAACGGATCTGGCGATGGAGCTGTGTTGGCTGTACCGGCCTCTCGCGAATGAATTCGCTCCTACAGGGGGATTGGGGCATGACAAGGCGTGTGTGCACGCCCGGGATCTACTGTAGGAGCGAATTTATTCGCGAAAAACGGATCTGGCGATAGAGATGTGTTGGCTGTACCGGCCTCTCGCGAATGAATTCGCTCCCACAGGGGGATTGGGGCATGACAAGGAGTGTGTGCACGCCCGGGATCTACTGTGGGAGCGAATTTATTCGCGAAAGAAGTACAGGCGATGGAGATATGTCGGCTGTACCGGCCTCTCGCGAATGAATTCGCTCCTACAGGGGGACTGGGGCATGACAAGGAGTGTGTGCACGCCCGGGATCTACTGTGGGAGCGAATTTATTCGCGAAAAATGGATCTGGCGATGGAGATGTGTTGGCTGTACCGGCCATTCGCGAATGAATTCGCTCCCACAGGGGGATTGGGGATTGACGGGAATTGCGTGCCCGCCTGACCCGCGAAGAGCGTTAGCTCCAGCCAGAAAAGCTTTTGATCTTTTTACGCGATGGATCAGGCACCGCAGAACGCGACTTGGGTGCAGGCCGAACGCAGGCGACGCGGAGTGGGCCGAGCGGCATGGATGCCGCGAGAGCGCCGCAAGGACATGGATGTCCGTTCGGCGCGAGCCCACGGAGCGTCGCCGGAGCGAGGGAACCCTGACGAAGTCAGGGCCAAACCAGGAGCAGGCGTTTTTGGTTACTTTTGTCGCCCTTACAAAAGTGACCCGCTGTAAGAGCGGAACCGTAATCAGCTGCTACCGAAGAAACGGATATTTACCCGACTAGCAGCAACACCCTAAACCGGCAAAAATCACCCATTCCCATGCAACTTACTCATCAACTGCGCCTCAGCCTGAGTCAACCCACAGGACTGAGTCAGCTCATCCACACTCGCCCCCATGCTCACCAGACGCGCCGCCTGAGCGAACGACAGCGTCGAAGGATCGCGCTGCTCCAGCGCCGTCACCTTATCCGGCAACGGCGAGACCATAGAGCGCAAATCCTGCAAATCCTCGCCCATCTTCACCGTACCACTCTGGTAATTCTCCAGACGCCGGGCCAATTCACGGATGCGCTGGTCCCGCAGCGAGTCAGCCTCGACCTGCTGCGTGGCCAGCGTGCGCAGGCGTTTGGTGTGGGCCATGAACATCGCAACGGACGCGACCCACAACACCGCCAGAAAAATGACCGCAACCTCAAGAATCAATCAGATGTTCTCCAGCTCGGACCACTCTTCCTCGGACATCATCTTGTCCAACTCTACGAGGATCAGCAGCTCGCCGTTCTTGTTGCAAACACCCTGGATGAACTTGGCAGATTCGTCGTTGCCCACGTTCGGCGCCGTTTCGACTTCCGACTGACGCAGGTACACCACTTCCGCCACGCTATCGACCAGAATCCCGACCACTTGCTTGTCGGCCTCGATGATCACGATACGCGTGTTATCGCTGACTTCAACCGGCGGCAGACCAAAGCGCTGACGGGTGTCGATCACGGTGACGACATTACCGCGCAGGTTGATGATGCCCAGCACGTAGCTCGGCGCACCCGGCACTGGCGCAATCTCGGTGTAGCGCAGCACTTCCTGAACCTGCATCACGTTGATGCCATACGTTTCGTTGTCCAGGCGGAAGGTGACCCATTGCAGGATCGGATCTTCGGAACCCTGTGCTGACGACTTCTTCATACCCCTAACCCCTTGCGTGTTGTGCTCTTCAGGCGACGCACTCGCGCCGCCCTGTGTTTATTGGAAGATGCTTTTCAATACAGCTATTTGCGTGCCTGCATCTGCTTGACCGCGCCACTGGCGATCAACTCGGCGAGCTCGGACACGTCCAGCAGCGCGCACATGTGCTCGATGACTGTCCCGGCCAGCCACGGACGTTGACCCCGATGGGTGCGCCATTTGATTTCGTCAGGCTCCAGGCGCAGCGAACGGCTGACCTGATGCACCGCCAATCCCCATTCGTACCCTTGAACCGAAATCACGTACTGCAAACCCTGGCGGAAATCGTCGCGGTAGCGGTCCGGCATGATCCAGCGCGCCGTATCCAGCACTTTCAGGTTGCCCGCCTGGCTGGGCAGGATGCCGAGAAACCAGTCCGGCTGCCCGAACAACGGCGTCAGGTCGTGCCCGGCCAACGGATAGATCGACCCCAGGCACACCAGCGGCACCGCCAGCGTCAGGCCCGCGACGTCGAACAGCAGGCATTCGAACGGCTCGGCAGCCCAGTCCGGACGATCATCGGCGGTCGGCGGAGGCGTCGGCGTGCGCTGCGATGGCAGGTGCACTTCGGCGACCGGCTCAACCACCGCCACCGTCGGTTCGACAGTGGGCTCGGAAATAACAGGCACGACCACCGGCACGACCAAGGGCGGTGCGATGACCGGCGGCAATATCACCGGACGCTCCATCACCCGGGCGGCGATCGGCTCGGCAACCGGGCGCGGCACCGGTTGGGCGTGCGGCGCAGGCTGGGCATGCGACGCAGGCTGGCTGATCGGCGCCGCAGGACGCACAGGCACCGCCGCCGCGACCGCGACCGCTTCAGCGACCGCCGAACGCATGCGCGCGTCGTGGGCCTGCTCTTCGAGCACGGCCGCTTGAAATTCATCGATGCCGTCGCCGACGTCCAGCTCTTCGGTGGCGTCCTGCAACAACGCGTCGAGGTAGTTTTGCAGCGCCAGCTGTGGCCGGGATGCGATGTCCAGAGGGCGGTTCATACAGGAGCCCGAAAATGAGTGATGCGATTACCGCCTGTCTTTTTTATCGGCTGCACTGCAGGCCGACTTGAGCGCGCAGGCGCAAGGCGTGTGAATAAACGATCAGCGGACACTTCAGGCCACCTGCCCGACAAGCTGTTCGGTGAGCATGTGTTTGAGCAACGTGCGGTACGCCAGCACGCCCCGGCTCTTGTTGTCGAACTGCGACGGCGTCACCCCGGCCCGGCTGGCATCGCGCAACCGGGTATCGACCGGAATGTAGGCTTTCCAGACGTGTTCCGGATAACTGTCGCGCAGCAGTTTGAGGGTGCCCATCGACGCCTGGGTGCGACGGTCGAACAGGGTCGGGACGATCGTGTACGGCAGCGGCACTTTGCGCGAGCGGTTGATCATCGCCAGCGTGTTGACCATGCGCTCCAGGCCCTTGACCGCCAGAAACTCGGTCTGCACCGGGATCGCCAGTTGCTGACTCGCGGCCAGCGCATTGACCATCAACACGCCCAGCAACGGCGGGCTGTCGATGATCGCGTAATCGAAATCCTGCCACAGCTGCGCGAGGCTCTTGGCGATCACCAGGCCCAGGCCGCTCTGCCCCGGCGATTGGCGCTCAAGGGTGGCGAGCGCAGTGCTCGACGGCAGCAGGGAAATGCGATTGTCGCTGGTGGGCAGCAGCAGTTGACCGGGAAGGCCTTCCGGCACCGCGCCCTTGTGCAAAAACAGGTCGAAGCAGCTGTGTTCCAGCGCATCGGGGTCGTGACCGAAATAGCTGGTCATCGAGCCATGAGGGTCCAGGTCGACGACGACCACGCGCTTGCCCGCCTCAGCCAGCAAACCGGCTAAAGCGATGGAGGTGGTGGTCTTCCCGACCCCGCCTTTCTGATTGGCTACTGCCCAGACTCTCATATGTTCGCGTTCCCCCCAGCCATCACAACCATGACCGAGACCGATTCAAGGGGCAGGTGACGAAGATTTGACGCCTTGCGGCGGCTTGGCGGGTGTCGGTGCAGTTTGTGTGCCAGCACGACGCAGCGCCGCATCGGGTTTCGCATTGGCGGCGGTGCCGGAGCCGGTCAGGCTGCGACGCACGTCCAGATTGCGCGAGATCACCAGCACCACACGGCGGTTGCGGGCACGTCCATCGGCGGTGGCGTTGGAGGTCAGCGGCTGGAATTCGCCGTAACCCACCGAGGCCATACGCACCGGGTTGATCCCGTCCATGGCCAGCATGCGCACGATGCTCGACGCCCGCGCCGACGACAGCTCCCAATTGCTCGGGTACTGCGACGAGTTGATGGGCTGATTGTCGGTGAAGCCCTCGACGTGGATCGGGTTGTCGAACGGCTTGATGATTTTGGCCACTTTGTCGATCAGGTCGAAGGCCTGATTGCTGGGCAAGGCGTCACCGCTGCCGAACAGCAGGCTGGAATTGAGTTCGATCTCGATCCACAGCTCGTTGCCGCGCACGGTCATCTGATTGGAGGCGATCAAATCACCGAACGCCGCGTTAACGTCGTCGGCAATCGACTTCAGCGGGTCCTGGGCGCCCTGCCCCAGCGCCGCGTCGGTCTGCTCGCTGTCTTGAACCAGCGGGTCGGCCGGGCGCACGGTCTGGGGTTTCTGCTCGCCAATGGGGATCGGCTTGACGCTGCGCTCGGCTTCGTTGAACACCCCGACCAGCGCTTCGGACAGCACTTTGTACTTGCCCTCGTTCAGCGACGAGATCGAGTACATGACCACGAAAAACGCGAACAGCAAGGTGATGAAGTCCGCGTAGGACACCAGCCAGCGTTCG
It contains:
- the ccmB gene encoding heme exporter protein CcmB yields the protein MSHVFTLLIAREARLLFRRPAELLNPLVFFAIVIALFPLAVGPESQLLRTISPGLVWVAALLSVLLSLDGLFRSDFEDGSLEQWVLSPHPLPLLVLAKVMAHWAFSGLALVLLAPVLALMLGLPGECLPVLLLSLLLGTPVLSLLGAVGAALTVGLKRGGLLLALLILPLYIPVLILGSGALQAALQGMAATGYLLWLGSLTALAITLTPFAIAAGLKISVGE
- the ccmA gene encoding cytochrome c biogenesis heme-transporting ATPase CcmA; the protein is MSIPVLEAVALACERDWRLLFEHFDLRLTAGDMVQISGPNGSGKTSLLRLLSGLMQPTAGEVLLGGQPFARQRHELAQHLLWIGHAAGIKDLLTPVENLAWLCALHQSADTDALWHALEAVGLRGFEDVPCHTLSAGQKRRVALARLYLPGPGLWMLDEPFTALDKQGVAQLEAHLADHCEQGGVVVLTTHHTLNHTPTGYRDLNLGEWAP
- a CDS encoding flagellar hook-length control protein FliK, whose product is MTGDIPNLSPVAAATALLRAGVPPGEVLKLMEPREGLLNSGQVANAEVVSLKQLGQDFQLLLKLTMDNGRQTTLPVSSSLPLTPGTTVNVAQGSADTLTISVQDLQKAITNSLTSLDTRQLPPGTLLQGKVLTTQVMADNVAQLTGQSTGSAATQPATYRSIVMLLNTALAGSSLTLDSPQPLRVGSLLSAQVQNSQALNFIAMPNRLDELALAQQLSTQQSRQGSLQSLLTALQNLPPPTSDASTADDLSPQLRASISQLLDDLPDLPQMTTAKGVAQALSASGLFMESRLLAGQDPTLVPDMKANLLRVIAQILPGLPGNVSYNDAAAANTLARLMPNVIRNALGTLGLVAAPKVPTNFPLPSRTLANAENNDDLETLLKLAAGAISRLQSHQLGGLEQTRMNADGTQVTTWQLEIPMRNAHDIVPLQVKVQREDTPDREDTPETATQEVKAKEKLWRVDLAFDLEPLGPLQVQAQLVAGSLSSQMWAEREGAAELISGELDSLRARLVACGLNVKELACNRGVPAQGSRTVLEQRWIDENA
- a CDS encoding EscU/YscU/HrcU family type III secretion system export apparatus switch protein; amino-acid sequence: MTTPDQAPRQAIALSYDGHQAPTLTAKGDDALAEAILAIAREYKVPIYENAELVKMLARMELGDSIPQELYLTIAEIIAFAWRLKGKFPDGFDPDPQPVERDITPR
- a CDS encoding DUF2802 domain-containing protein translates to MILEVAVIFLAVLWVASVAMFMAHTKRLRTLATQQVEADSLRDQRIRELARRLENYQSGTVKMGEDLQDLRSMVSPLPDKVTALEQRDPSTLSFAQAARLVSMGASVDELTQSCGLTQAEAQLMSKLHGNG
- a CDS encoding chemotaxis protein CheW — its product is MKKSSAQGSEDPILQWVTFRLDNETYGINVMQVQEVLRYTEIAPVPGAPSYVLGIINLRGNVVTVIDTRQRFGLPPVEVSDNTRIVIIEADKQVVGILVDSVAEVVYLRQSEVETAPNVGNDESAKFIQGVCNKNGELLILVELDKMMSEEEWSELENI
- a CDS encoding CheW domain-containing protein; this encodes MNRPLDIASRPQLALQNYLDALLQDATEELDVGDGIDEFQAAVLEEQAHDARMRSAVAEAVAVAAAVPVRPAAPISQPASHAQPAPHAQPVPRPVAEPIAARVMERPVILPPVIAPPLVVPVVVPVISEPTVEPTVAVVEPVAEVHLPSQRTPTPPPTADDRPDWAAEPFECLLFDVAGLTLAVPLVCLGSIYPLAGHDLTPLFGQPDWFLGILPSQAGNLKVLDTARWIMPDRYRDDFRQGLQYVISVQGYEWGLAVHQVSRSLRLEPDEIKWRTHRGQRPWLAGTVIEHMCALLDVSELAELIASGAVKQMQARK
- a CDS encoding ParA family protein; the protein is MRVWAVANQKGGVGKTTTSIALAGLLAEAGKRVVVVDLDPHGSMTSYFGHDPDALEHSCFDLFLHKGAVPEGLPGQLLLPTSDNRISLLPSSTALATLERQSPGQSGLGLVIAKSLAQLWQDFDYAIIDSPPLLGVLMVNALAASQQLAIPVQTEFLAVKGLERMVNTLAMINRSRKVPLPYTIVPTLFDRRTQASMGTLKLLRDSYPEHVWKAYIPVDTRLRDASRAGVTPSQFDNKSRGVLAYRTLLKHMLTEQLVGQVA